Proteins encoded in a region of the Amphiprion ocellaris isolate individual 3 ecotype Okinawa chromosome 21, ASM2253959v1, whole genome shotgun sequence genome:
- the cdpf1 gene encoding cysteine-rich DPF motif domain-containing protein 1, translated as MEQTSESPQKTFTCQLCGLCSAFTYYGQKPPNTRAIVLLEECFVTKDPFSPDKEKFLVLGSTCSLCSKCVCVGSDCSLFYTKRFCMSCVNKHLDQFPHQIQAELAKKKQNSKAAVS; from the exons ATGGAACAAACAAGTGAAAGCCCCCAGAAAACATTTACCTGCCAGCTGTGCGGTCTGTGCAGTGCTTTCACGTACTACGGCCAGAAACCGCCAAACACCAGAGCCATTGT attgctcGAGGAGTGTTTTGTGACCAAAGACCCCTTCAGCCCGGATAAGGAAAAGTTTCTAGTTTTGGGATCCACCTGCAGCCTGTGCAGCAAATGTGTCTGCGTCGGATCG GACTGCAGCCTCTTCTACACCAAGAGGTTCTGCATGTCGTGTGTGAACAAACACTTGGACCAGTTTCCTCATCAGATCCAGGCCGAGCTGGCTAAGAAGAAGCAGAACTCCAAAGCTGCCGTCTCATGA
- the cdkn1ba gene encoding cyclin-dependent kinase inhibitor 1Ba yields the protein MCNKMSDVRLSNASPTLERVDARQPDNVRPPVRRNLFGRPDREEVRRYVTDSVREDVQAFTERYNFDPVTETPLAPRNYDWQQDSDPPEFYLRPPHTVHRPQREIDSPNGDSQDGDGEEEASGSRSHRQRDRGDSRKRRSEDSGSCSDECQTKRSHTDEDDDEDQSDGAGTVALTGAQEKPSRPENCAEVQ from the exons ATGTGCAACAAAATGTCAGATGTTCGCCTTTCTAATGCGAGCCCGACATTGGAGAGGGTGGATGCGCGGCAGCCGGATAATGTCAGACCTCCGGTGCGCAGAAACCTTTTTGGAAGACCTGACCGAGAGGAGGTACGGAGGTACGTGACGGACTCGGTGCGGGAAGATGTGCAGGCTTTCACGGAGAGATATAACTTCGACCCGGTCACCGAGACGCCGCTTGCTCCGCGCAATTACGACTGGCAGCAGGACAGCGACCCACCGGAATTTTATCTCCGACCGCCTCACACCGTCCACCGGCCGCAGCGAGAGATAGACTCGCCCAACGGGGACTCGCAGGACGGGGATGGCGAGGAGGAGGCGAGTGGAAGTCGGTCGCATCGCCAGCGAGACCGAGGAGATTCACGGAAAAGACGCTCGGAAGATTCAG GTTCTTGCTCCGACGAGTGCCAGACTAAAAGGTCGCATACCGacgaagatgatgatgaagaccaGTCGGACGGTGCAGGAACTGTGGCGCTAACAGGCGCGCAGGAGAAACCCAGCAGGCCAGAAAACTGCGCGGAGGTCCAATGA